A region of Bombilactobacillus folatiphilus DNA encodes the following proteins:
- the glyA gene encoding serine hydroxymethyltransferase translates to MTNLPKDAAVFNLIAQEEQRQAQNIELIASENIVSKAVRVAQGSVLTNKYAEGYPSKRYYGGNEYIDQLEQLTIDRAKTLFHAEYANVQPHSGSQANEAAYRALIQPGDRVLGMDLEAGGHLTHGSKVNFSGKTYDFYSYGVNDQGYLDYEAIWQQAKQVKPQLIVAGASAYSRIIDFRKFRKIADSVHAKLMVDMAHIAGLVAVGLHPSPIGLADIVTTTTHKTLRGPRGGLILAPAKYAKKINSAVFPGTQGGPLEHVIAAKAFALFEAMQPTFKDYQQQVLLNAQAMAEVFNQDEQVHVLTGGTDNHLLTLDLTQTKLNGAQLQDLLDQIHITTNKEAIPNDPLPPSKTSGLRLGTPAITTRGFQANDARQVAQIILKAIHHYQDQQQLDTLAQQVLQLTTEHPIPN, encoded by the coding sequence TTGACTAACTTACCAAAAGATGCAGCTGTTTTTAACTTAATTGCCCAAGAAGAACAACGTCAAGCTCAAAATATTGAATTAATTGCTTCAGAAAATATCGTTTCTAAAGCAGTGCGAGTGGCCCAAGGTTCCGTGTTGACGAACAAGTACGCTGAAGGCTATCCCAGTAAGCGCTACTATGGCGGCAATGAATACATCGACCAGCTGGAACAATTGACAATTGACCGTGCTAAAACTTTATTTCATGCTGAATACGCCAATGTACAACCTCATTCTGGTTCACAGGCCAATGAGGCTGCATATCGAGCATTAATTCAACCAGGCGATCGGGTACTGGGCATGGATTTAGAAGCTGGAGGTCATTTGACACACGGCTCCAAAGTGAATTTTTCAGGGAAAACCTATGATTTCTATTCTTACGGCGTCAATGACCAAGGCTATTTAGATTATGAAGCAATTTGGCAACAAGCTAAACAAGTCAAGCCGCAATTAATCGTAGCAGGCGCTTCTGCATATAGTCGGATAATCGATTTTCGAAAATTTCGCAAGATTGCCGATAGCGTCCATGCCAAATTAATGGTCGATATGGCACATATTGCTGGTTTAGTCGCGGTTGGGCTTCATCCAAGTCCGATTGGCTTAGCAGATATCGTCACGACAACCACACACAAAACCTTACGTGGACCGCGTGGTGGCTTGATTCTAGCTCCAGCTAAATATGCTAAAAAGATTAACAGTGCTGTCTTTCCCGGTACGCAGGGTGGTCCATTGGAGCATGTAATTGCGGCCAAAGCGTTCGCTTTGTTTGAAGCCATGCAACCTACATTTAAAGATTATCAACAACAAGTTCTTCTGAACGCCCAGGCAATGGCTGAAGTCTTCAATCAAGATGAACAGGTACATGTCCTAACTGGAGGAACTGATAATCATCTCCTAACACTTGATTTAACACAAACAAAGCTCAATGGCGCACAGCTCCAAGATCTGTTAGATCAGATTCATATTACGACAAATAAAGAAGCGATTCCTAATGATCCCCTGCCACCTTCCAAAACGTCTGGTCTACGTTTAGGAACACCGGCAATCACGACACGTGGCTTCCAAGCAAACGACGCGCGACAAGTTGCCCAAATTATTCTGAAAGCAATTCATCATTATCAAGATCAACAACAACTAGATACCTTAGCGCAACAAGTTTTACAATTAACTACTGAGCATCCAATTCCAAACTAA
- a CDS encoding Cof-type HAD-IIB family hydrolase: protein MIKLVAIDVDDTLLTSQGTLLESTKQAVKQACQMGIKIVLCTGRPLVGVQGFLQELQLQQADQYAITFNGAVIQATAGQVLTQQGLTRKTYEQVDAYAKQNQLAYNVLDADGAIYTSNRNVNWVTVVQAWENQAGVLIREPQEVDVQIPMIKAVFVGEKGELDQQEAAVQQQFGQANYVVRAADNFLEMMHADINKGVAVQALAEHLRIDSQDILVLGDEQNDLPMFEVAGTSVAMGNGSSVAKQAADYTTASNDEDGIMEAFQKFIFRK from the coding sequence ATGATTAAATTGGTGGCAATTGATGTTGATGATACTTTATTAACTAGTCAGGGGACGTTGTTAGAGTCAACGAAGCAGGCAGTGAAACAGGCTTGTCAAATGGGGATTAAGATTGTTTTATGTACCGGACGTCCATTAGTGGGCGTTCAAGGTTTTTTGCAGGAATTGCAGCTCCAACAGGCTGATCAATACGCAATTACTTTTAATGGAGCAGTGATTCAAGCCACCGCAGGACAAGTCTTGACACAACAGGGTCTGACTCGGAAAACTTATGAACAAGTTGATGCTTATGCCAAGCAAAATCAGCTAGCATATAATGTATTGGATGCTGATGGTGCTATTTATACGAGTAATCGTAATGTTAATTGGGTTACCGTGGTGCAAGCTTGGGAAAATCAGGCTGGGGTTTTAATACGAGAACCGCAAGAAGTGGACGTTCAGATTCCAATGATTAAGGCTGTTTTTGTGGGAGAAAAAGGAGAATTAGATCAACAAGAAGCCGCAGTCCAACAGCAATTTGGTCAAGCTAATTATGTTGTGCGAGCAGCGGATAATTTTTTGGAAATGATGCACGCAGATATCAATAAGGGGGTGGCTGTCCAAGCATTAGCTGAGCACTTGCGAATTGATTCGCAAGATATTTTGGTGTTAGGTGATGAACAAAATGATTTGCCGATGTTTGAGGTGGCAGGCACTTCAGTGGCAATGGGTAATGGAAGTTCAGTTGCCAAACAAGCGGCTGATTATACGACTGCTAGCAATGATGAAGATGGAATAATGGAAGCATTTCAAAAATTTATTTTTAGAAAATAA
- a CDS encoding aminotransferase class I/II-fold pyridoxal phosphate-dependent enzyme: MPELAKELRNVTNQTLATIQPSAIRKFDQEISQIPGIIKLTLGEPDLNTPEHVKQAAIASIAQDDSHYSAPKGKMSLRQAISAYLRRKQNITYDPETEIIVTVGATEALTATIFSLVNPGDEVIIPTPSYALYFPLLKLAGAKLIEIDTSTTQFVLTPETLAQTLVQHPQAKFIILNYPGNPTGQEYSKTLLQQLAAVIRQYPLGVIADEIYSELVYEQPHYSIARILPERTVLVNGLSKSHAMTGYRSGYVVAPGPWIQAIAKMHGFLVTCPPDTAQAAALEALSTGDEDPQAAVTVYQHRRDDLEQALVNLDFQPLHPQGAFYLFAKIPAQYGDDDLTFARQLAQKAKVGCTPGRAFGQGGQGYLRFSYASSDEILQQAVQRITYFLNGGID; encoded by the coding sequence AATTCGATCAGGAAATTTCCCAAATTCCCGGAATTATTAAATTAACTCTGGGTGAACCAGACCTCAATACGCCTGAGCACGTGAAACAAGCAGCAATTGCTAGTATTGCTCAAGATGATTCGCATTATTCGGCACCAAAGGGGAAAATGTCACTGCGCCAAGCAATTAGCGCTTATTTAAGGCGAAAGCAGAATATAACTTATGATCCAGAAACAGAAATTATCGTAACTGTCGGCGCGACTGAAGCCTTGACCGCAACGATTTTTTCCTTGGTGAATCCCGGTGATGAAGTGATTATTCCAACTCCTTCATATGCATTATATTTTCCATTATTAAAATTAGCGGGAGCTAAGTTAATCGAAATTGACACTTCGACGACCCAATTTGTCTTAACACCGGAAACTTTAGCGCAAACATTGGTACAACATCCGCAAGCTAAATTTATTATTTTAAATTATCCCGGTAATCCGACGGGGCAAGAATATTCCAAAACTTTACTACAACAATTAGCCGCGGTGATTAGACAATATCCTTTAGGCGTGATTGCCGATGAAATTTATAGTGAGTTGGTTTATGAGCAACCGCATTATTCGATTGCGCGAATCTTGCCAGAGCGCACGGTTTTGGTCAACGGTTTATCCAAATCACATGCGATGACGGGCTATCGTTCGGGTTATGTGGTAGCTCCAGGACCTTGGATTCAGGCAATTGCTAAAATGCATGGTTTTCTAGTGACTTGTCCACCAGATACGGCGCAAGCTGCCGCACTTGAAGCTTTGAGTACTGGTGATGAAGATCCACAGGCAGCTGTGACCGTTTATCAACATCGTCGCGATGATTTGGAACAAGCTTTGGTCAACTTAGATTTTCAACCGTTGCATCCCCAAGGGGCGTTTTACTTGTTTGCTAAAATTCCGGCACAATATGGTGATGATGATTTAACTTTTGCACGGCAATTGGCGCAAAAAGCTAAAGTTGGTTGTACACCGGGACGTGCTTTTGGTCAAGGCGGTCAGGGTTATTTGCGGTTTTCATATGCGTCTAGTGATGAAATTTTGCAACAAGCAGTGCAACGGATTACGTATTTTTTAAATGGAGGAATTGATTGA
- a CDS encoding Xaa-Pro dipeptidyl-peptidase yields the protein MKLNQFGIRPTTLTEEINELQRIKFIDEESLDQAPNQLLRILLCKCFPETNTLDQQLNNLMATADQNAAQYLTGQQVSATAFYNLTFQLLGLEIEQDFNLATPLATKVQLHYPQFEHEYLNAQDLVHGWYQLLITHTIHGQTYLDELASRGYFVKIMQTETLPKPLFFNGKAQPVFDTTKLIHEVVYVESSQDTDHDQQRDLLKAEIIRPVETNQGLQVPALYTSSPYNQGTNDFAGEQLTHNVQTALHVKQPTDNTVQVASLHRLVPNPSSIQGEVHTATESFGNHFSYSLNDYFLARGFAVVYAAGIGTKDSDGLRTCGDPEETISTTAIIEWLNGSRTAFTNKTDCQQTRAWWCNHHIAMTGRSYLGTLAIAAATTGVAGLKTIIAEAAISSWYDYYREHGLVVAPGGFPGEDSDVLAEETFSRQKQAGDYLPIKNKWHQQLQTLTQQQDRLNGDYNNYWDQRNYRRQLHQIKADVILVHGLNDWNVKPKNVQKLWDGLRNLPITKKLILHQGPHIYINNNRSLDFNDMMNLWLSYKLYDLDNQAAQILPNVLIQDNTQAETWQVLNDWNNPKNPQTKFYLAGDQLLPAKTATKAPISLTDQLPTTQFQAYNHDLTSWQHDLTDLNNTNLTKQRLTFLAAKQAQPLVIDGRPQLNLRIACAQPIGMISARLVDYGDFQRLAKMPSMLDSQAYDQGYHYHKEDLKEYQLAQQTTPYQLISLSHLNLQNRTKLTQVEPIFPGKYYDLSFKLQPTHYQLAPGHQLGLIIYGTDFEMTIRPNQDLKYHLDLNHCTLNLPHL from the coding sequence ATGAAATTAAATCAATTCGGCATTCGACCAACAACTTTAACCGAAGAAATTAACGAGTTACAACGAATTAAATTTATTGATGAAGAATCGTTAGACCAAGCTCCCAATCAATTGTTGCGCATTTTGTTATGTAAGTGCTTCCCAGAAACCAATACGCTCGATCAACAATTGAACAATTTAATGGCAACCGCTGACCAAAACGCTGCCCAATATTTAACTGGTCAACAAGTGTCCGCTACCGCTTTTTACAATTTAACTTTTCAATTACTGGGACTCGAAATTGAACAAGATTTTAATTTAGCAACACCATTAGCCACTAAAGTGCAGCTACATTATCCTCAATTTGAGCACGAATATTTGAACGCGCAAGACCTTGTGCACGGCTGGTATCAACTTTTGATTACGCATACGATTCATGGTCAAACTTATCTAGATGAGTTAGCTAGTCGCGGATATTTTGTCAAAATCATGCAAACTGAAACTTTACCGAAACCGCTCTTTTTTAACGGCAAAGCCCAACCCGTCTTTGACACGACGAAGCTGATTCATGAAGTTGTTTATGTGGAATCCAGTCAAGATACTGATCATGATCAACAACGAGATTTGCTCAAAGCTGAAATTATTCGCCCCGTCGAAACTAATCAAGGACTTCAAGTCCCTGCTCTTTATACTTCTTCGCCCTATAATCAGGGAACCAACGACTTTGCAGGTGAGCAATTAACGCACAATGTGCAAACTGCTTTACATGTGAAACAACCAACTGATAACACCGTTCAAGTTGCATCCTTACACCGTTTGGTGCCTAACCCTAGCTCAATTCAAGGAGAGGTGCACACTGCTACAGAATCCTTTGGCAACCATTTTTCATACAGTTTAAATGATTATTTCCTGGCGCGCGGTTTTGCAGTCGTTTATGCTGCAGGCATTGGTACCAAGGATTCGGACGGTTTGCGGACTTGTGGTGATCCTGAAGAAACAATTTCTACAACTGCAATTATTGAGTGGCTGAATGGTTCACGTACCGCTTTCACAAACAAAACGGATTGCCAGCAAACCAGAGCTTGGTGGTGCAATCACCATATCGCTATGACAGGACGCTCATATTTGGGAACGCTCGCCATCGCTGCTGCCACCACAGGTGTCGCAGGCTTAAAAACAATTATCGCCGAAGCCGCCATTTCAAGTTGGTATGATTATTATCGCGAACATGGTTTAGTCGTTGCACCTGGCGGTTTCCCTGGTGAAGATAGTGATGTTTTAGCTGAAGAAACTTTTTCACGCCAAAAACAAGCTGGTGACTATCTACCCATTAAAAATAAGTGGCACCAACAACTACAAACATTGACGCAACAACAAGACCGTCTGAATGGAGATTACAATAATTATTGGGATCAACGCAATTATCGACGTCAACTCCATCAAATTAAAGCTGATGTTATTTTAGTTCATGGTTTAAATGACTGGAATGTAAAACCCAAAAATGTACAAAAATTATGGGACGGTTTACGTAATTTACCTATTACTAAAAAACTAATCTTGCATCAAGGCCCGCATATTTATATTAACAATAATCGCTCCTTAGATTTTAACGATATGATGAATCTATGGTTATCATACAAACTTTATGATTTAGATAACCAGGCGGCACAAATTTTGCCCAATGTTTTAATTCAAGACAATACACAAGCTGAGACTTGGCAGGTTTTGAATGATTGGAATAATCCCAAAAATCCACAAACAAAATTTTATTTGGCTGGTGACCAATTATTACCCGCCAAAACCGCCACTAAGGCTCCTATTTCTTTGACCGATCAATTGCCTACCACACAATTTCAAGCTTATAACCACGATCTTACAAGTTGGCAACACGATTTGACGGACTTAAACAATACTAATTTAACAAAACAACGCTTAACCTTTTTAGCAGCCAAACAAGCTCAACCCTTAGTCATTGACGGACGACCACAACTCAACTTAAGAATTGCTTGCGCGCAACCAATCGGAATGATCAGTGCGCGTTTGGTCGATTATGGTGACTTTCAGCGCCTGGCTAAAATGCCTAGCATGCTGGACAGCCAAGCCTACGATCAAGGTTATCACTATCATAAAGAAGATCTCAAAGAATACCAGCTAGCACAACAAACTACTCCTTATCAATTAATCTCACTATCCCACTTGAATTTACAAAACCGTACTAAATTGACACAAGTTGAACCAATATTTCCCGGGAAATATTATGATCTATCCTTCAAATTACAACCTACTCACTATCAATTAGCACCTGGACATCAACTGGGGCTAATTATTTATGGTACCGATTTTGAAATGACTATTCGTCCAAACCAAGACTTAAAATATCACTTGGACCTAAATCATTGCACTTTAAATCTTCCCCATCTATAA
- a CDS encoding C69 family dipeptidase: MDLVQRTSACTSILVGKKASIDGSIIIGRNEDASAALAKHYVVHERREFSKIQHFVSQANHFQMKLPKVRFKYTATPECTAQKGLFEENGFNEYGVAMSATESTYTNATALGADPLVTNGIGEEAMVTCVLPYVQSARAGIERLGSIVEKYGTCESNGVLFADRQEAWYMEIVCGHQWAAQRIPDDSYAVIANQVAIQEIDFADNYNFMFKDDLKEFVVDNQLNPNATGFNFRQIFGTQTDFDEHYNTPRVWYGQWQFSKDESIEPTSEQLPFTHRPAHKLSIDDAKNYLASHFEKTPYDVLNEQAHPYRPISLAKTQESHLLQIRPQLAPAIGCVQWLALGVTAQSVYVPFYLGMTQTPNFYQIGDVHYDQKSAYWLYKLAGVLVDSHYHEFGPLLKECQAKVNAQLNARLRQSDREAQEYSNKTMLANYLTQQSAANAKYAAQQYRQLIAELVTRATAMSPLNYQTDLNL, encoded by the coding sequence ATGGATTTAGTTCAGAGGACAAGCGCTTGTACCAGTATTTTGGTTGGCAAGAAGGCTAGTATTGATGGTTCAATTATTATTGGACGCAATGAGGATGCCAGCGCGGCTTTGGCCAAACATTACGTAGTACATGAGCGTCGGGAATTTTCCAAAATACAGCATTTTGTTTCACAGGCGAATCACTTTCAAATGAAATTGCCTAAAGTCCGGTTTAAATATACAGCGACACCGGAATGTACTGCTCAAAAGGGCCTTTTTGAAGAAAATGGTTTTAATGAGTATGGGGTAGCGATGAGCGCGACGGAAAGTACTTATACTAACGCGACAGCATTGGGCGCTGATCCGTTAGTAACTAATGGTATTGGTGAAGAGGCAATGGTGACTTGTGTGTTGCCGTATGTCCAATCTGCACGGGCGGGCATTGAGCGCTTGGGTTCTATTGTTGAAAAGTATGGTACTTGTGAATCCAATGGTGTTTTGTTTGCCGATCGCCAAGAAGCTTGGTATATGGAAATTGTTTGCGGACATCAATGGGCAGCGCAACGGATTCCTGATGATAGTTATGCGGTGATTGCCAATCAAGTGGCCATCCAAGAAATTGATTTTGCAGATAACTACAATTTTATGTTTAAAGATGATTTGAAGGAGTTTGTCGTAGATAATCAGCTCAATCCCAATGCTACCGGCTTTAATTTTCGACAGATTTTTGGCACACAGACGGATTTTGATGAGCATTATAATACGCCACGAGTTTGGTATGGACAGTGGCAATTTTCAAAGGACGAGTCGATAGAACCGACTAGTGAGCAGTTGCCATTTACCCATCGGCCTGCGCATAAGTTGAGTATTGATGATGCAAAAAATTATTTAGCATCGCATTTTGAAAAAACACCGTATGATGTGTTAAATGAACAAGCACATCCTTATCGTCCGATCAGTTTAGCAAAAACGCAGGAATCACATCTCTTACAAATCCGTCCCCAATTAGCGCCAGCAATTGGTTGCGTCCAGTGGTTAGCGTTAGGTGTCACAGCCCAAAGTGTTTATGTGCCTTTTTATTTGGGTATGACACAAACACCTAATTTTTATCAAATTGGCGATGTACATTATGATCAAAAATCAGCTTATTGGCTGTATAAATTGGCGGGTGTGTTAGTTGATAGCCATTACCATGAATTTGGTCCGTTATTGAAAGAGTGTCAAGCCAAAGTGAATGCGCAATTGAATGCGCGGTTGCGCCAGAGTGATCGTGAAGCACAGGAATATAGTAATAAGACGATGTTAGCCAATTACTTAACGCAACAATCGGCGGCTAATGCGAAATATGCGGCACAGCAATATCGGCAGTTGATTGCCGAGTTGGTAACGCGAGCCACGGCGATGTCCCCCCTGAATTACCAAACAGATTTGAATTTATAA
- a CDS encoding GlsB/YeaQ/YmgE family stress response membrane protein has protein sequence MHWIWVLIVGALIGLLAGTLTKQNGSMGCVTNIIAGLLGSALGEWLFGFWGPQLAGMALVPSILGAVVLVLIVSFIVAKIN, from the coding sequence ATGCATTGGATCTGGGTTTTAATTGTAGGCGCACTTATTGGTTTATTAGCCGGTACGTTAACCAAGCAAAATGGTTCAATGGGATGTGTGACGAATATCATCGCCGGTTTATTGGGATCAGCTTTGGGTGAATGGTTGTTTGGTTTTTGGGGACCACAACTAGCCGGAATGGCATTAGTTCCATCCATTTTAGGAGCTGTCGTTTTGGTCTTGATTGTGTCATTTATTGTAGCCAAAATTAATTAA
- a CDS encoding sugar O-acetyltransferase codes for MATDFDYERMLQGKLYRSAQIHPENSSTAGKLIAQQINQVPLDQRQRIVELERQLFNQAGENIYLNPPLYVDYGRHISIGENFYANQNCTLLDVNTITIGDDVLIGPNTSLYTAGHPLEPTVRREGLEFGLPIVIEDNVWLGGSVTVLPGVTIGQNTVIGAGSVVTHDIEANVLAVGNPARVIKRLDTSEMQIWQQRRLEYFQNQK; via the coding sequence ATGGCAACAGATTTTGATTATGAGCGAATGTTACAAGGAAAATTATATCGTTCTGCACAGATTCATCCTGAAAATAGTTCTACTGCAGGAAAACTAATTGCCCAGCAAATCAATCAAGTCCCGCTGGATCAAAGACAACGGATTGTTGAGCTAGAGCGACAATTATTCAACCAAGCTGGTGAGAATATTTATTTGAATCCTCCGCTATATGTCGATTATGGTCGTCATATTTCCATTGGAGAGAACTTTTATGCGAATCAAAATTGCACGCTCTTGGACGTGAATACGATTACAATCGGCGATGATGTTTTGATCGGTCCGAATACTAGTTTGTATACGGCAGGGCATCCACTGGAGCCAACGGTTCGTCGCGAGGGATTGGAGTTTGGTCTGCCGATTGTCATTGAAGACAACGTTTGGCTTGGTGGTAGTGTCACGGTGTTACCAGGAGTGACGATTGGTCAAAATACTGTCATTGGCGCGGGTTCGGTGGTCACACATGATATTGAGGCTAACGTGTTGGCAGTGGGGAATCCTGCACGGGTGATCAAACGCTTGGATACATCGGAAATGCAAATTTGGCAACAGCGCCGGTTAGAATATTTTCAAAATCAAAAATAG
- a CDS encoding YdcF family protein, giving the protein MNAYNLMIVLWSLTGLFSITLIVSLHQNKFRLLNGALTNLILFTFGVASVVSAQTLRIHWLYLITYIIITIIYGCILILYLSLGFLLLWNAIIVWHKENHSLTNNLTLILGIGFLLLPLIRLWTNNFLSEQILILYKHVVAPIVIYILFWFLAFVTSFLITRLYHPKFDQDYIIILGAGLFHGDQVSPLLASRVDVALNFARKQVERGGHFPLIICSGGQGDDETIPEGQAMKNYVLAQGIAPKMVVSEEKSRNTYENMKFSQQIVYQHQLNPHRGIFATSDYHTFRAAGYARFVGLNISGIGAKTSRFFIPNAFLREYLALLANHKIFHICCLTFILGVSLFDVWAWFTN; this is encoded by the coding sequence ATGAATGCTTACAATTTAATGATAGTTTTATGGTCGCTAACGGGGTTGTTTAGTATCACACTTATTGTGAGTCTTCATCAAAACAAGTTTCGTTTGCTGAATGGTGCCCTAACCAATCTTATTCTGTTTACTTTCGGCGTGGCCAGTGTCGTCAGTGCACAAACGCTTCGTATTCACTGGCTATATCTCATAACTTATATTATTATTACTATCATCTATGGCTGTATTTTAATTTTATATTTATCTTTAGGTTTTTTATTATTATGGAACGCTATCATTGTTTGGCATAAAGAGAATCATTCTTTGACCAATAATCTTACTTTAATTTTAGGAATTGGCTTCCTTTTACTGCCGCTCATTCGTTTATGGACTAATAATTTTTTATCTGAACAAATTTTAATACTTTATAAACATGTCGTGGCGCCCATTGTCATCTATATCCTCTTTTGGTTCTTAGCATTCGTCACTTCATTTTTGATTACAAGACTATACCATCCCAAATTTGATCAAGATTACATTATTATTTTGGGTGCGGGGCTATTTCATGGCGATCAAGTCTCCCCCCTATTAGCTTCGAGAGTTGATGTTGCATTGAATTTTGCACGTAAACAAGTTGAACGCGGCGGGCACTTTCCCTTGATTATCTGTTCTGGCGGACAGGGGGACGATGAGACCATTCCTGAAGGTCAAGCTATGAAAAATTATGTGTTAGCTCAGGGCATTGCTCCAAAAATGGTTGTTAGTGAAGAAAAGTCACGCAACACTTATGAAAACATGAAATTTTCTCAACAAATTGTATATCAACATCAGCTCAATCCACACCGTGGAATTTTTGCAACCAGCGATTACCATACTTTTCGTGCTGCCGGTTATGCTCGCTTTGTTGGGCTGAATATTTCTGGCATTGGTGCGAAAACCAGCCGCTTCTTTATTCCCAATGCTTTTCTACGTGAATACCTAGCTTTGTTAGCCAATCACAAAATTTTTCACATCTGTTGCTTAACTTTCATTTTAGGAGTTTCACTGTTTGATGTTTGGGCTTGGTTCACCAACTAA
- a CDS encoding aspartate-semialdehyde dehydrogenase, whose protein sequence is MMTSYNVAILGATGAVGTRMIEQLETSSIPVKTVKFLASKRSVGKVLRFKGQDVKVEEATPEVFRGVDLVLSSAGGSVSKKLLPAAVKAGAVCVDNTSAFRMDPNVPLVIPEVNRAALAQHQGIIANPNCSTIQMLVALAPIYRQYGLKQIVVSTYQAVSGAGQSAINELLQQTQQYLKQEPLTANILPTKNDIKHYPQAFNLLPQIDVFEDSGYTHEEWKMIHETKKILLADPDATQIKVTATCVRVPVVIGHGESVYFTVTDQTATTTQIRDLLAKSPGIVVQDDTRQQFYPQPLNAEGKRETFVGRLRPDLENTGAFNCWVVSDNLLKGAAWNTVQIAECLIEDHLL, encoded by the coding sequence TTGATGACCAGTTATAATGTAGCAATTTTGGGCGCAACGGGCGCAGTGGGAACACGCATGATCGAACAATTAGAAACTAGTTCGATTCCGGTCAAAACGGTTAAATTCTTGGCATCTAAACGTTCAGTTGGCAAAGTTTTGCGGTTTAAAGGACAGGATGTCAAAGTAGAAGAGGCAACTCCTGAAGTTTTTCGCGGTGTGGATTTGGTTTTGTCTTCAGCGGGCGGGTCAGTTTCTAAAAAATTGTTGCCTGCAGCTGTCAAAGCTGGTGCAGTATGTGTGGATAATACGAGTGCTTTTCGAATGGATCCTAACGTTCCGTTAGTAATCCCTGAAGTTAATCGGGCTGCCTTGGCGCAACATCAAGGTATTATTGCTAACCCTAATTGTTCGACAATTCAAATGTTGGTAGCTTTAGCGCCTATTTATCGGCAATATGGCTTAAAGCAAATTGTAGTTTCTACTTATCAAGCTGTTTCTGGTGCGGGACAATCGGCAATCAATGAATTATTGCAGCAAACGCAACAATACCTGAAACAAGAGCCGTTGACAGCGAATATTTTACCGACAAAAAATGATATTAAGCATTATCCGCAAGCTTTTAATTTGTTGCCGCAGATTGACGTATTTGAAGATTCTGGTTATACGCATGAAGAGTGGAAGATGATTCATGAAACCAAGAAAATTTTATTGGCTGATCCTGATGCAACTCAAATCAAAGTGACAGCTACTTGTGTCAGAGTTCCCGTGGTGATTGGTCATGGCGAATCAGTTTACTTTACAGTAACGGATCAAACAGCGACCACAACACAAATTCGCGACCTTTTGGCTAAATCCCCAGGAATTGTAGTACAAGATGATACACGACAACAATTTTATCCACAGCCTTTGAATGCTGAAGGAAAACGTGAGACTTTTGTTGGGCGTTTGCGACCTGATTTAGAAAATACAGGTGCTTTTAACTGTTGGGTTGTTTCAGACAACTTGTTGAAGGGCGCAGCTTGGAATACAGTACAGATTGCGGAATGCTTGATTGAAGATCATTTATTATAA